In Archangium violaceum, the following are encoded in one genomic region:
- a CDS encoding lysophospholipid acyltransferase family protein, producing MELPFNAYGVDPYGVSKWHLRIVFEAMSFFYRQYFRVRCHGIENVPARGRAMLVGNHSGGVAVDGAMIVTSCFLEMEPPRLAQGMAEKFINAMPVASTWTSRCGQFPGLPEHAVRLLEEDRLLMVFPEGARGTAKLYPHRYDLVDFGTGFMRLALKTRSPIVPFGFLGGGAAIPTVANLYGLGRLLGVPYVPVTPYLLPLPLPVPLEIHYGEPMVFEGTGNEDDVVIQGYVEQVKSRIAGIIEQRRHERWEGR from the coding sequence ATGGAGCTGCCGTTCAACGCGTACGGGGTGGACCCCTACGGCGTGTCCAAGTGGCACCTGCGCATCGTCTTCGAGGCGATGAGCTTCTTCTACCGGCAGTACTTCCGGGTGCGCTGTCACGGAATCGAAAACGTGCCGGCGCGCGGGCGGGCCATGCTGGTGGGCAACCACTCGGGCGGGGTGGCGGTGGACGGGGCGATGATCGTCACCTCGTGCTTCCTGGAGATGGAGCCGCCGAGGCTGGCGCAGGGCATGGCGGAGAAGTTCATCAACGCCATGCCGGTGGCCTCGACGTGGACGAGCCGCTGCGGCCAGTTCCCCGGCCTGCCAGAGCACGCGGTGCGGCTGCTGGAGGAGGACCGGCTGCTGATGGTCTTCCCGGAAGGCGCGCGCGGCACCGCGAAGCTCTACCCGCACCGCTACGACCTGGTGGATTTCGGCACGGGCTTCATGCGCCTGGCGCTCAAGACGCGCTCGCCCATCGTCCCGTTCGGCTTCCTGGGGGGCGGGGCCGCCATCCCCACGGTGGCCAACCTCTACGGGCTGGGACGGCTCCTCGGGGTGCCCTACGTCCCCGTGACGCCCTACCTGCTGCCACTTCCCCTCCCCGTGCCCCTGGAGATCCACTATGGCGAGCCCATGGTCTTCGAGGGCACGGGCAACGAGGATGACGTGGTCATCCAGGGCTACGTGGAGCAGGTGAAGAGCCGCATCGCGGGCATCATCGAGCAGCGCCGTCACGAGCGCTGGGAGGGGCGTTGA